One genomic segment of Micromonospora sp. WMMC415 includes these proteins:
- a CDS encoding helix-turn-helix domain-containing protein: MTDRSEVERLARTRLRSIRTTLGYSLDELAQRSNLSPSTISRVETGKRTLSLDVLVPLAGALQVSLDVLFETTSDEDVVIRPAQHRSGSRTTWPLSRVDGRTMAMKIRLEPEATTPAQRVHPGYDWFLVLEGRVLLWLGERQIEVAKGEAAEFSTMTPHSMTALDEPAELIMIFDREGQRAHLHQ; the protein is encoded by the coding sequence ATGACGGACCGCAGTGAGGTGGAGCGTCTGGCACGCACCCGGTTGCGGAGCATCCGCACCACGCTCGGCTATTCCCTGGACGAACTCGCCCAGCGCAGCAACCTCAGCCCGTCGACGATCAGCCGGGTCGAGACCGGCAAACGAACGCTCAGCCTCGACGTGCTCGTGCCCCTGGCCGGCGCCCTACAGGTCAGCCTCGACGTCCTCTTCGAGACAACCAGCGACGAGGACGTGGTGATCCGACCCGCGCAGCACCGCTCGGGATCACGCACCACGTGGCCGCTGAGCCGCGTCGATGGGCGCACCATGGCGATGAAGATCCGGCTGGAGCCCGAGGCGACGACGCCCGCCCAGCGGGTCCATCCGGGGTACGACTGGTTCCTGGTCCTCGAGGGCAGGGTGCTGCTGTGGCTCGGTGAGCGACAGATCGAGGTCGCAAAGGGCGAAGCAGCCGAGTTCTCGACGATGACACCACACTCGATGACAGCACTCGACGAGCCGGCCGAACTGATCATGATCTTCGACCGCGAGGGGCAGCGCGCCCACCTGCACCAGTGA
- a CDS encoding UPF0158 family protein, giving the protein MLDVRRLDLEEIAMALQDQSAYEYRWLIDRDSGEIMMWTADGGIDGKTPVDLEELDLVPIEALPSSVWHRDMVDFAERVSDEQAGRRLLRAVQGRGAFRRFKDELHEEYPHLLPAWHAFQHARATRRVIDWLLDNSLINHAAASSYRSEHPDPDVP; this is encoded by the coding sequence ATGCTCGACGTACGCCGGCTCGATCTCGAAGAGATCGCCATGGCGCTGCAGGACCAGAGCGCATACGAGTACCGCTGGCTGATTGACCGGGACAGCGGGGAGATTATGATGTGGACGGCTGACGGCGGTATCGACGGGAAGACGCCGGTGGACCTCGAGGAACTCGACCTGGTCCCGATCGAGGCGTTACCGTCCTCCGTCTGGCACCGCGACATGGTCGACTTTGCCGAGCGGGTCAGCGACGAGCAGGCGGGCCGCAGGCTCTTGCGGGCCGTCCAAGGCAGGGGCGCCTTCCGGCGGTTCAAGGACGAACTGCATGAGGAGTATCCGCACCTGCTGCCAGCCTGGCACGCCTTCCAGCATGCACGGGCGACTCGTCGGGTCATCGACTGGCTTCTCGACAACTCGCTCATCAATCACGCCGCCGCGAGCAGCTATCGAAGCGAGCATCCCGACCCGGACGTGCCGTAA
- a CDS encoding DUF6880 family protein: MTGDELTGLVDRLRWDRRRDPYRGRREYSQTARQVAGECDRLIAEGRADLAVPLLRKAVDRITRALMYLDDSSGIVGDDLQELMDLYAKACVAATPNPISLAGWLVKLECDGPGWPRVRLADFAPALGRRGIAEVERLVAERADVADPESWTGAFAVRDLREQLAEVSGDVDQYVAVLAEHLTNAVQYQRIAEALHAAGRWDEAMDWARRGVAANAGSPYTDRLRDLLVDMLVAAGDTPGAVRVRREEFVRHPTAAGYRSLIDTVEGAGGDDPTTWALGVLRDRITKQPAYASELVDVLLAVGRDDQAWQEARHHRRWLGGPQWQTLLQGRAVTHPDEVIQPYRDLVEQAILNSADKRRYRRAVALLPALRAAYQATGDHTAFGQYLAELRVAHKRRPTFLKTLDAAGL; this comes from the coding sequence GTGACCGGTGATGAGCTGACGGGGCTGGTGGACCGGCTGCGCTGGGACCGCCGGCGGGATCCCTACCGGGGTCGACGGGAGTACTCGCAGACCGCCCGCCAGGTGGCCGGGGAGTGCGATCGGTTGATCGCTGAGGGGCGGGCGGATCTCGCAGTGCCGCTGTTGCGCAAGGCCGTCGACCGCATCACGCGTGCCCTGATGTATCTGGATGACTCCTCCGGAATAGTCGGAGACGACCTGCAGGAGCTCATGGACCTGTACGCGAAGGCATGCGTGGCGGCAACGCCGAACCCGATCAGTCTGGCCGGCTGGCTGGTGAAGTTGGAGTGCGACGGTCCCGGCTGGCCCCGCGTCCGACTGGCAGACTTCGCTCCGGCGCTGGGGAGGCGGGGGATCGCGGAGGTGGAGCGGCTGGTCGCCGAGCGGGCAGATGTTGCCGACCCGGAGTCGTGGACCGGCGCGTTCGCGGTGCGTGACCTGCGCGAGCAGCTCGCTGAGGTGTCGGGAGATGTCGACCAGTACGTCGCGGTGCTGGCCGAGCACCTGACCAACGCCGTGCAGTACCAACGGATCGCCGAGGCACTACATGCGGCCGGACGCTGGGACGAGGCGATGGACTGGGCCCGGCGGGGCGTGGCCGCCAACGCGGGCTCGCCCTACACCGACCGGCTCCGTGACCTCTTGGTCGACATGCTCGTCGCCGCAGGCGACACGCCGGGTGCCGTGCGGGTCCGGCGGGAGGAGTTCGTACGCCATCCCACCGCCGCTGGGTACCGATCCCTGATCGACACCGTGGAAGGGGCCGGCGGCGACGATCCGACGACGTGGGCTCTAGGGGTGCTGCGCGACCGGATCACCAAACAGCCGGCGTACGCCTCCGAGCTGGTCGACGTGCTGCTGGCGGTGGGCCGTGACGACCAGGCCTGGCAGGAGGCCCGGCACCACCGGCGGTGGCTCGGCGGGCCGCAGTGGCAGACCCTGCTGCAGGGACGGGCCGTGACGCATCCGGACGAGGTGATCCAGCCGTACCGCGACCTCGTCGAGCAGGCGATCCTCAACTCGGCCGACAAGCGGCGCTACCGGCGGGCCGTCGCATTGCTCCCCGCTCTACGAGCGGCGTACCAGGCCACCGGAGACCATACGGCGTTTGGGCAGTACCTCGCTGAGTTGCGGGTGGCACACAAGCGCCGGCCGACGTTCCTCAAGACCCTCGACGCCGCTGGGCTGTAG
- a CDS encoding protein phosphatase 2C domain-containing protein, whose product MRVATASEAGNPKSPNEDWAMASENLIVVLDGATARTGTGCVHGIAWYAAKLGSALAGLAADRDSALANALMYGIRFTADQHRNTCDLSHPGTPSAGAAMVRLKDTALEYLVLGDVTVLIDTIDGIQVITDDRVDKTARAEREEADRHPFGSAEKQAALLRMKHAELAARNQPGGYWVAAADPFAAQHAITGEVPLDSVRRVAVLTDGAARLVALFGLLDWPDVLDVLEQSGPTELIRRVRAIEAADPSCMRWARNKRSDDATAVYAA is encoded by the coding sequence ATGCGCGTGGCAACCGCGTCCGAGGCCGGCAACCCGAAGTCACCCAACGAGGACTGGGCCATGGCCAGCGAGAACCTGATCGTGGTCCTCGACGGTGCCACCGCCCGCACCGGCACCGGCTGCGTGCACGGCATCGCGTGGTACGCCGCCAAGCTCGGCTCAGCCCTAGCCGGCCTGGCTGCGGACCGCGACTCCGCGCTGGCCAATGCGCTGATGTACGGCATCCGGTTCACCGCCGACCAGCACCGGAACACCTGCGACCTCAGCCACCCTGGCACACCCTCGGCAGGGGCAGCCATGGTGAGGCTCAAGGACACCGCGTTGGAGTACCTCGTGCTCGGTGACGTCACCGTGCTCATCGACACCATCGATGGCATCCAGGTCATCACCGATGACCGGGTGGACAAGACGGCCCGCGCCGAACGCGAAGAGGCCGACCGGCACCCGTTCGGGTCGGCGGAGAAGCAAGCGGCGTTGCTGCGGATGAAGCACGCCGAGCTGGCCGCCCGCAATCAGCCTGGTGGCTACTGGGTAGCAGCCGCGGACCCGTTCGCCGCACAGCACGCCATCACCGGGGAAGTGCCGCTCGACAGCGTCCGGCGGGTTGCCGTGCTGACCGATGGTGCCGCCCGCCTGGTGGCGCTGTTCGGCCTGCTCGACTGGCCGGACGTGCTCGACGTCCTGGAGCAGAGCGGCCCGACCGAGCTGATCCGCCGGGTACGCGCCATCGAGGCCGCTGACCCCTCTTGTATGAGGTGGGCCCGCAACAAACGCAGCGACGACGCGACCGCCGTTTACGCAGCCTGA